From the Fusarium musae strain F31 chromosome 11, whole genome shotgun sequence genome, one window contains:
- a CDS encoding hypothetical protein (EggNog:ENOG41) → MAPQTSKLFKPIKVGALDLQHRIVLAPLTRGRADLAGIPATYAADYYSQRATPGGLLITEGTFISYEASGRPFSPGIYSKEQIAAWKHVTEAVHAKGAFILCQLWALGRIAEPDLVPTVLSPGSEPFFEDDDVTRKIPDNFTVMTEAHIDDFVEYYRQAALNAMEAGFDGIEIHGANGYLQSNSNDRMDQYGGSVENRIRFPLHVVNAVCDAIGPDRVGVRMSPFTRFQGMREVEPLSLFVPWAQAIVDAQPRIAYIHAIEPRADGSVDTPEHLRKAEDTLASIREVATRAGVRFIVAGGYTPEKALQHTCETDDLVAFGRHFIPNPDLPARIKNGWSLTKYDRSVFYEVNEVGYSDYATYVLNRAT, encoded by the exons ATGGCTCCACAAACCTCGAAGCTCTTCAAGCCAATCAAGGTTGGCGCCCTCGATCTACAGCATCGCATCGTCCTAGCGCCCTTGACCCGCGGCCGTGCTGATTTGGCTGGTATCCCCGCTACCTACGCCGCGGATTACTACTCGCAGCGCGCTACAC CTGGCGGATTGTTGATCACAGAAGGAACCTTCATCTCCTATGAGGCATCTGGGCGTCCTTTCTCACCGGGCATTTACTCCAAAGAGCAGATTGCGGCTTGGAAGCATGTCACCGAGGCAGTTCATGCCAAAGGGGCTTTTATCCTTTGTCAGCTTTGGGCTCTTGG ACGTATTGCCGAACCTGATCTAGTCCCCACTGTTCTCAGCCCGGGCTCTGAGCCGTTCttcgaggacgatgacgttACACGAAAGATCCCGGATAACTTCACCGTCATGACTGAAGCCCACATCGATGATTTCGTGGAATACTACCGACAAGCAGCTTTAAACGCTATGGAGGCTGGTTTCGATGGCATCGAGATCCATGGAGCCAATGGATAT CTCCAGTCAAACAGCAACGACAGAATGGACCAATACGGCGGCAGCGTCGAAAACCGCATCCGCTTCCCCCTTCATGTCGTCAACGCAGTCTGCGATGCCATTGGACCCGATCGTGTTGGCGTCCGTATGTCACCGTTCACACGGTTCCAAGGAATGCGAGAAGTCGAACCGCTGTCTCTCTTCGTTCCCTGGGCCCAAGCTATCGTAGACGCTCAACCCCGCATTGCGTACATTCATGCCATTGAGCCTCGAGCAGATGGTTCAGTAGATACGCCTGAACATCTACGCAAGGCCGAGGATACTTTGGCGTCTATAAGAGAGGTAGCTACTCGTGCTGGTGTTCGGTTCATCGTGGCGGGGGGATATACGCCTGAGAAAGCGCTGCAGCATACTTGCGAGACAGATGATCTAGTGGCTTTTGGACGTCACTTCATTC CCAACCCTGATCTTCCTGCCCGAATCAAGAACGGCTGGTCGTTGACCAAGTACGATCGTTCCGTCTTTTACGAGGTAAATGAGGTCGGATACAGCGA CTACGCGACTTATGTGCTTAATCGAGCAACGTGA
- a CDS encoding hypothetical protein (EggNog:ENOG41), translating into MPPSLEHVFTMRMYTSPDKALVIPEAKGNNHRIVAFLTHGHIKGSGLEADLLPGGADWILRDPDTNTGHLDVRVQFRSKEGHGIYIHFKGVLQIDEKWMEVFTGGPKARTLEFGENEWLGSPIIETSHPDLKWVERSAFVSELRWFVDHDGAVAVENAVYKVKPSRV; encoded by the exons ATGCCACCTTCACTAGAACATGTTTTTACAATGAGGATGTATACATCCCCAGACAAAGCCCTCGTCATCCCCGAAGCCAAGGGCAATAATCATCGCATTGTCGCTTTTCTGACGCACGGCCACATCAAAGGCAGTGGGCTCGAGGCAGACCTTCTCCCAGGCGGCGCTGATTGGATTCTG CGTGACCCTGACACAAACACTGGACATCTTGATGTTCGAGTTCAATTTCGATCGAAAGAAGGTCACGGGATTTACATTCACTTCAAGGGTGTTCTACAGATTGATGAGAAATGGATGGAAGTTTTTACCGGGGGCCCGAAGGCTCGAACTCTCGAGTTTGGAGAGAACGAATGGCTGGGATCTCCCATTATTGAGACCAGCCATCCGGACCTGAAATGGGTAGAGCGCTCCGCTTTTGTCAGTGAATTGCGTTGGTTTGTTGATCATGATGGGGCTGTCGCTGTGGAAAACGCTGTCTACAAGGTCAAGCCGAGCAGAGTATGA